The Haloplanus natans DSM 17983 DNA segment GCCGCCGTCGCGTTGCCCTTCCTCTACTTGCCCCTCCTCGTCGGCGGCCTCGACGGCCAGCAGACCACGGCGTTTCTCGCCCTCCTTCTGGCGAACGTCGTCGCCCTCCTCCTCGGCCACGAGTACGGACAGTGATACTGCCGGCGGTTCGAGGCGCCGTCGTCACCGCGTCTCGCGACGATTCGGTGGCCCGCCACCCCGACCGAAAGCTAATCAATTATGTGACTGGGGCACGAGCGGTGTCGTATGTTCGGCTTTACGCAGCGTGGCATGATCGGTATCGTCCTGATGATCGTGGGAACGGTGGCGTTTTTCCCCGCCGTCTTTCCCGGGACGACCCGGATCGTCGGTATGCTCCCTCTCGTCGCGGCGGCGCTTCTGACCCTCGGCACGTACCTCGTCGGCACGGACATGGAGGGGCGCCCGGTCTGACCCCGCTCTACTCCGGGTCCCGATTCCCCCAGACCACTTTCTCCGCGAGACGCACCCGCACGTCCCCGTCCAGTCGCACCTGACACGAGAGCCGCGGATACCCCCATCGGTCGGCGAGGGCGTCGTGCCAGTGCTCGGGCGCCGGTCCCGCGTCGATCCGGACGCCACACGTCGCGCACAACCCCCGGCCGCCGCAGTTCAGTCGCTCGGTGACGCGGGTGTACGGCGAGAGTCCCGCGTCGAGAAGCACGTCGCGAAGGGTCGCCCCCGCCGGCGCGGTCAACAGGTGCTCCTCGCCGTCGTCGTCGACCCTGACGTACACCACGTCACAGCGGTCGCTCATCCGTCGCCGGACAGCGTCGCCGGATCGATCATCGGCGACGGGTAGTTCACCCGTGCCCGTTCCTCGTCAGGGAGCGTCCACGGCTCGTGGGCCACGTCGGGGGCCAGTCCGTCGAGTTCGGGGAGCCACCGCCGTACGTACGCGGCGTCGGCGTCGTATCGGTGGGCCTGCCACAGTACGTCGAACGCGCGGTTCCGGGAGTCGTTGCCGACGCCCGCGACGTACGCCCAGTTGCCGTAGTTCGACGCGGGGTCGTAGTCGATCAGCCGCGTCTCGAAGTACGCCGCGCCCTTTCGCCAGTCGATCCGCAGGTCGTTCGCCAGGAAGGAGGCGACGTTCTGGCGCGCGCGGTTCGACAGGTAACCCGTCGCGTTCAACTCCCGCATACCCGCGTCCACGAAGGGGATCCCCGTTTCGCCCCGTTTCCAGCGGCCGAACGCCGTCTCGTCGTCCCGCCACGCGATTTCTCGTCGGCGGATGCCTCCCGGCGTGAAGAACGTGCCGCCGTGTTTGGCGAACTGGAACTGGAAGAAGTCGCGCCAGATCAGTTCGAATCGGAGCCAGTACGTCGAGTCGTTTTCGACGCGACGCTCCTCGTACGCGTCTATCTCGGCGCTCACCCGGCGGGGCGAGAGACAGCCCTCGTTCAGCCACGGCGAGAACTTCGAGGAGTAGTCCCGCCCGACCAGTCCGTTCCGGGTCTGCTTGTACTCCCGGAGCGAATCCGTCTCCCAGAGATACGCGTCGAGGCGGTCGAGCGCGGCGGTCTCACCCCCCTCGAACGCCATCGCCGTCCGGTCGTCGACCGGTTCGGAGTCGACGCCGAGATCGGTCGTGGTGGGTATCTCGCCGGGATCGACCGCCGGCCGATCGGGAATCGTCGGCACCGGCGCCGGCGCCCGCACCGACGCCGACGACTCCACCGACTTCCGGAACGGCGTGTACGTGTCGTCGATCCCCGATACGTCGCTCGGGAGGTCGTCCGGGTGATACAGCGTGTGTCCCCAGTGGCGGACGAGCGGGGCCGACAGGGCCCCAGCGACGCGTTCCTCGACCGCCCGCTCCTCCGGCGTCGGCCGCGTGTGGACGTGGACGGCGTCGGCGTCCACCCGATCTACGAGGTCCGAAAGGACCGAGGCGGGGTCGCCCCGCCGAACGACGAGGTCGCTGCCGCGGTCCCGCAAGCGGGTACGCAGGTCGTCGAGGGCGTCGAGTCGGAACCGCGTCCGGTGACTCCCCGTCTTCTCGTAGGTGAACGATCGGGGACCGCCGAAGTCGGCGGGGCCGTAGCCCGCCGGGTCGACGACGGAGACGGGCAACAGGCGGTCGGCGTCGGCGGCGGCGGCGAGGGCCGGATTGTCGTGGCAACGGAGGTCACGGCGGAGCCACAGGAGCGTGGTCCCGCCGGCGTCGGCGTCGGGAGCCATCGCGAGTCGTAATGGCTGGAGTCACATGAAAGCGCGGCGTCCGTCGCGTCGGTGTCGGCGGGGTCGGCCGCCGCCCGCCTATCGCTCCTCCCAGAACCGCGCCCCGAGCGTGAACGCGCCGAGGACGATCACGAGCAACTGGAAGCCCGAGCGGACGACGGGGAAGATCCGCTCGACGTTCGTCGGTTCCTCGCCCCGCGTCGGATCGACGCCCGTCCAGTAGTGGGTGTTCTCCGTCGTCCGCTCGGGCTGGGCCGACAGATCGACGAACGTCTGCACGACGCCCCGCTGGTTCGACAGCAGGAGTTCGCCGTCGACGGTGAGAAACCGGTCGTAGAAGGGGTAGAAGGCGTTGACGCCGTTGGTCATCAGATCGGGGAGGATGCCGCCGATCAGGAGGCCCGCGAGCGCGACCCACGCCACCCGAACGCCGCGTGGGCCCCAGCGGCCGTGGAGCCGGGAGACGGGTCGTATTCGGGTGTCGTAGGCCAGGATGGTGCCAGCGGCGACGGGTAACACAAGCGTGTGCAACAGTGCCCGATGGGCGCCCTCCATGTAGAGGCCGGCGAAGGTGTCGACATCGGGGACCGCGGTGGCGGCGAGGACGACGGCGACGGCGCGGCGATCGAACTCGTCGCCCAGGAGCGCGGCGGCGACGACGGCGCCGACGCCGAGGTGGACGACCGTCGATGGCATAGTGGTCCGTCGGCCCGTGATCGGCTTGAGGCTGTCGCCCGGGTCACGCCCGCGACGCAGTCACCGAGCCGAGCGAGGCGAAACGCACCTCGATGGTGTCGCCCGGTTCGAACGGGATCAGCTCGGTGAGCGAGCCGGTCGAGACGAGGTCGCCCGCACCGAGCCGTTCTCCCCGGTCGGCGAGCGCCGCCGCTAGCCACGCAACGACGCGGGCGGGCGAGCCGAGTACGTCCGCGCCGACGCCCGTCGCGACCCGTTCGCCGTTACGGCGCACTTCGGCGCCTTCGAGCGCGAGGTCGAGCGCCGACGGATCGGTGATCCGGCTGCCGTGGATCACCCGCGCCCCGAGGGCGTCGTCCGCGACGGCGCTCCCGGCCGTCACCTCCCACCCCTCGACCCGCGAGTCGACGACTTCGATGACGGGAACGACGGCGCCGATGGCCGCCAGTGCGTCGACCGCCGTCGCTGGCGGGTCGAGCGGGGCCGATAGCTTGACCGCGATCTCCGGCTCGATCCGCGGATCGATCAGGTCGCCGGCGTCGACCCGCCCCTCCGGGCGGACGGTGTCCGCGAGGACGCGCCCGTAGGCGGGTTCGTCGACGCCCAGTTCGGACCGGATCGCCGCCGAGGTGAAGCCGACCTTGTAGCCGACGACCGCCCCCTCGTCGTCGACGCGGCGGTCGGTCACGGCGTCTTGGATCGCGTAGCCGTCGGTGACGGTGAGGTCGGGAAGCGTCGCCGGATCGAGGGGCGTCCCCCGTCGGTAGGCGTCGTACAGTCGGGCGCCGAGTTCGTCGACCGTCGCGTCGTCGATCGTCCGGGTCATTCTTGCCTCCGTCTGCGTCGTCGGTCGACTAAAGTGAGTCGCCGTCCCCCGAGTCGGTAGCCTTTTGCGCTCACCGCCCAGCCATCCGGTATGGTGTGGTCCCAGGGCCGGTGGCACGGCCGATGAGCGACGACCTCCGCGACGACCTCGCCCGACGTATCGCCGGTGAGATCACGCTCAGCTCGAACCCCGGCGCGACGCTCCGGAAGTGGCGAACCGACTTCGACGTGTCACAGACGGAGCTCGCCGAACGGCTCGACGTCTCCTCCTCGGTCATCTCGGATTACGAGAGCGGACGCCGGGAGAGCCCCGGTATCGGCGTCGTCAGCCGTATCGTCCGCGCGCTACTCGACATCGACGAGTCCCGCGGCGGCGGACGTATCCGCCAGTACGCGCGCGTCATCTCCGCCGGCTTCGAGAGCGACATCGTCCAGGACCTCCGCGAGTATCCGACCTCGATCCCCCTCGAACGCTTCTACGAGGCGATGGACGCGACGGAAGTCGTCGCCGGCGACCGTGACACCGTCAGCGGGCACACGGTCATCAACAGCATCGAGGCGATCAAACGCCTGCCGAGCGAGGAGTTCTACCGCCTCTACGGCCAGAGTACGAACCGCGCGCTCGTCTTCACCGACGTGACCCGCGGCGAGTCGCCGCTGGTCGCCCTTCGGGTGGTGAATCCCACGCCCAACGCCGTCGTCCTGCACGGACTGGAAGAAGAGGACCTCTGGGAACACGCGCCAGGGCTCGCACGGGTCGACGGCTTCGCACTCGCCGTCTCGACCTGTGATCTGGACGCGGCGCTCGCGAAACTCCGTGATCTCCCCTAGTCGACGTACTCGTACTTGCGCTCGTTCATCCGACCCCAGCCGGTGAAGACGAACTCGCCGCTCGGCACCGTGAACTCCTCCAGTTCCCGCTCTTTCTCGTGGTTGTGGGCGTCGTGGACGCGGCCGTACTCCTCGAAGCTCAGGTCGTAGCGCCGCGAGAGCTGTTCGTCGACGTCGAACGCCTCGACTTCCTCGCGCCAGCCGTCCATGATGGTCTCGGAGTGGATTTCGGCCTGCGCGCCGGAGCCGTAGGAGCCGACGAGGAGTTTCTCGCCCGAGAGCGCCCGGCCCGTCTCGGCCGCGGTCTTGAGCGCACTCGCGCGCGCGACGTGGACGGAGCCGGTGTACCAGTTGCCGACCCGGCGTGCGAGCGTGAGCGTCGGGTCGATGGCCCGCGCGTACCAGTCGTTGTACGTCTCCGTCCCCTTCAGCGCGTCCATGTACTCCCGGATGGCGTCCTCGTAGGCGTCCCAGTCGTCGTACTCCTCTTCGCGTGGCTGGCGGCCGATTTCGGTCGCGAGTCCGTCCTCGATTTCCGTATCCCGGGTCATGTGCCGGAAGCCGAGGAGGGCGGCCTTACGGACCATGCCCGGGAACGGCGTGTGGAACGGGAAGTACGCGTAGTCGTCGGGGTGGGTGCGGCCGGCGACCGATTCGAAGTCCGTCAGCGCCTCGCGCATTCGCGCCAGATACACCTGGACGGATCGCTTGCCGTCGACGCTCGGGAACTGCTGGTTGGGCTTCAGGAAGTCCGTCTCGTCGGCGCTGCCGTAGCCCTGATGGGTCGAGAGTTCGACGACGCTCGGATCCTCGGAGACGAGCATGGCAACGGCGCCCGCGCCCTGCGTGGCCTCGCCGGGGTCGCCCCGGGCGTAGAGTGCGGTGTCGGTGGCGATAACGAGCGCCGACCGGCCCCGGTTTCGCCCCGCTTTGATCCAGTTGTACGCGTCGTCGATGCTCTGGGTGCCGGCGACACACGCAAATTTGCGCTCGCCCTTGTTTGCGTGGTGGAAGTCGCCGTCGTACACCTCCTCCAGACAGCCGGCGATGTACGTGGAGACGGGCTTGGAGTTGTCGAACGCGCTCTCGGTGGCCACGTCGATGCGGCCGATGTCGTCGGGCGTGAGGCCCTTGCGGTCGATCAGCCGTTTGGCGGCGTTTGCCCCCATCGTCACGATGTCCTCGTAGGTGTCGGGGAACGACGAGGCTTCGAGCCCTAACCCCTTCGTGTACTTCTCCGGGGCCTCGTCTTTGGCCGGCGCGAACGTCTCGGCCAGGTCGAGTTTGAGCTTCCCCGTTCGGATTTCGATGGCGTCGATGCCGACGGAAGTCATACACGCCCCTTCAGCGAGACGGCATATGGGTTTGTCGATGCTAGGTACGTCAGCTGTCGAATGACGGTTCGTCTCGGCGGGTCGGGGCCGCGGGCGGTGCCGGTGTCGCCGTCGCCGTCGGCGTGGCGGCGACTTTTCGTCCGCGGAACAGCACCGTGTTGGATGGGCCGTGGAGGAGGAGTACGTCGACCCGGTCGCCGGGGGCGTACGGAATCGGTTCGTCGAGGTGCCACTCCTCCCCGGGGCCGAAGGTGCCGTCTGCGCCGTAGCGTCCGTCCGTCGCGAAGTCGTAGCGCTGCTCGCTTCCGCCGTAGCGGAGGACGACGGTCAGGTCGTCGCCGGGAAGTCCCTCGCCGCTCCGGTGGGTGAGCGTCACGCCGCTGTCGGTCACCGTCGCCGCCACCTCGACCGTCGGCGTGTCGTCGGGGCCGATAGTCCCCAGGACGACGTAGCCGACGGTGCTCACGAGGAGCACAACGAGCGCGAGAAGCAACACGGTGGCGACGGCTTCCGACTGGGCCCGAGACACGCCCGGACGAGGGCGCCCACACTCATTAATCGCTCCGGCTTGCTATTGTTGGTGAGATTTTGGCGACAAGGCTTTTCTACCCGCTCGACTGCGTTTCCACAATGGGTTTTCGCGACGCGAACCGCGCCCAGGCCATCCAGGTCGGGGCGATTCTACTCTTCGGTATCCTGATCCTCGGCATCTCCATCTATCAGGCCACGGTCGTCCCCCAGCAGAACGCCCGCGTCGAGTTCAACGCGTATCAGGAAGCGACCGACGACATGGTGTCGGTCCGAAACGACGTGGTCGCGGCGGGCACCGAGGGCACGTCCGCGTCGACGACGGTTGCGACCGGTGCGACCTACCCCGCCCGATCCATCTTCATCAACCCCGGCGCGCCGGCGGGGACGATTTCGACCGAGGGGGCCCCGAACGTCAGCGTCGACGGCGTGCGCGCCGTCGAGAGCGAGGCCGAAAACACGCAGACGTTCTGGAACGCCACGAGCGGCACGTACGCGACCAACCGGGTGACGTTCACGCCGTCGTACAACGAGTTCGACGGCTCGCCGGTCACCGTCGCGGGGCAGGGCGTCTACCGACTCCCGGACGACCGTGTGCTCCCCATCTCGGCCGGGTCGTCGATCCGCGGGAACCGCATCACGCTGGTGACGGTCCGTGGTGACCTCGGCGCCGCCGGAGGGTCCGTCCCGGTGACGGCCGATCCGGTCTCCACGGCGACGCGGACCGTCGTCGTCACCGGGACGGGGGCGACGTTCGACGTGACCGTGCCGACCCCGATTCCCGCGTCGGCGTGGAACGACACCGTCGCACCCGACGTGGTGGCGAACCCGAACGTCGTGACGACGACGCCCGTCGGCGACGAGAGCGTTCGCATCACGTTCAACGGGAGCCGGCAGTACGAACTCCGGTTGGCCGCCGTGGAACTGCGGGCGCAGTCGGATTCGAGCACCGTCGAGCGACCCGGTGGATCGTATCTGATCGGCCTCACCGGGAACGAGACGGTCGCGACGGGCCGTGCCCGGCCGGTCGTCGCCGAGGTCCGTGACCGCTACAACAACCCGGTCAGCGGGGAAGAGGTGACGTTCGAAGTCGTCGCCGGTGGCGGCTCCTTCGCCAACGGCGGCACGCAACGTACCGTCACCACCGACGGCAACGGCCGCGCGCCCGTCGCCCTTCGCCCCGATAGCTCCGGAACGATCACCGTCGAAGCGCGGAGCGATCTGAACGGGAACGGGAATATCGAACCCTACGAGCGCACACGCTTCGGGTTCACCGCGACGGCCGGGTCGACCGACGACGGCGGGGCCGAGGAGATCAACCCGTCGGGGGATGGTGACGTGGTGCTCGTCAAGGGCGTCGCGAAGAAAGACGGCGATATCGATCTCTATTTCAACAACACGGCCGGCTCCGACCGGACGGTCAGCGAGGCTCGTGTGTCGTTCTACTACACGACGAGTCCCAGTAATGGACAAGGAAACACTCGCCAACCACCGGAGAAACTCATTTTTGGGAACACTAAGTTTCAGGTACCAGGTCAACTTAAGCCGCTCGACAGTCCGGTGACGATCCCGCAAAACTCGCCCGACGCCATCGCCTTCTCCCTGGAAACGCCCGATAGTGGTACGCAAGCAAAACCCGAAGACTTCCTAGTTCTCACCCTCAAATTCCAGGAAACCGGCGAGAGGAGTACCTACTTCATCACGCTCGAAGGGAACGATAACAACGGCAACCCGGGCGGCGGCAACGGTGGTGGTCGAGGGCCAAGTGGGAACGGTCCGCCGGGACAGAACTGAGCCCTCGATCCGAGTCAGCCCCCGTCTTCCTCCACCACTTCGGGATCGCTCATCGCGCTCCGCAAACCGTCGAGTCCGTTGACTCATAGTGTTTGTTGTAAGTCATTACCGGTGGGTCGCCGGACCGCCTTGGCGACTCACCGGTAACCAGTTACAATAAACACTATCACTCCGACACCAGCGCGATGTCGCGTTCGTCGCCGTCGACGAGTGCCCGTTCAGACGGGAGGGGCCAGCGCGGAGCGATCCGAACGTAGGTCAATCCTCGACAGGATCGAAACGCCAATCGCGGGACGGATGATGTTCCGAGACGCGCCCACACGATGTCAGAGGAGCCGGGAGAGGAAGGCCCGTCCGCGCTCGGTCTCGGGGTTCTCAAAGAACGACTCGGGGTGGCCCTGTTCGACCACCTCACCCTCGGCCATGAGGACCACCCGGTCACAGACTTCGCGGGCGAACCCCATCTCGTGGGTGACGACGAGCATAGTCATCCCCTCGGCGGCGAGGTCGCCGATGACGCCGAGGACGTCGCCGACGAGTTCGGGGTCGAGCGCGCTCGTCACCTCGTCGAACAGCATCACCTCGGGCTTCATGGCCAGCGCACGGGCGATGGCCACCCGCTGTTGTTGCCCGCCGGACAGTTCCCCGGGGTACGACTCGGTCTGGTCGGCCAGGCCGACGCGGTCGAGGAGCGTCCGCGCCCGTTCGTCCGCCTCGTCGCCGGGGATGCCACGGACCTTTCGTGGCGCGACGGCGACGTTCTCCAGTGCGGTCATGTGCGGGAACAGATTAAACGACTGGAACACCATCCCGACGCGCTGTCGGACGGCGTTGACATCCATCTCGGAGACGGCCTGCCCCCCGATACGAATCTCCCCGGCCTGAATTTCTTCCAGTCGGTTGACACAGCGCAGGAGCGTCGATTTTCCCGACCCGGACGGGCCGATCACGACCACTACCTCCCGTTCGCCGACGCTCAGGTCGACGTCCCGCAACACCTGTGTCTCGCCGAAGTATTTATTTACCCCGTCGAACTCGATCAGCGGGCGACCGCCGCTCACGCGCTCTCACCCGCGGGGTCGGCACGCGCCTCTAAGTAGCGCACGAACTTCCCGAGCGGAATCGTGATCGTGAGGTAGAGAATCGCCGCCCAGAGGATCGGCGTCCAGATGTCGAACGTCGCGCTGTTGATGTTCTGGACCGTACTGATGATCTCGGGTACCGCGAGCACCGACAGGAGCGAGGTGTCTTTCACGAGGATCACTTGGTCGTTACCGATGGCTGCGAGGGCGTTGCGCCACGCCTGTGGCAACACCACTTCCCGCATCGACTGGGCGTAGGACATTCCGAGCGACCGCGCGGCCTCCATTTGGCCGTCCGGGACGGCTTCGACGCCGCCACGGATCGCCTCGCCGATGTAGGCGGCGTGGTTCAGCGTCAGCCCGATGATCGCCGCGGGAATGGAGAAGTTCGCGATGGGAAACTCGCCGGCGGCCCAGAACGCCGGGATACCGGAGTAGATGACGATGAGTTGGAAGAGAAGCGGTGTTCCGCGGAAGAATTCGATGTAGCCTTTCGCGATCCCGCGTGTCATCGTCGTCTCCGAGATCCGTCCGAGTCCGACGGCGAACCCGCTGACGACCGAGAGGACGCTACTGACGACGACGATCCTGACGACGACGAGAAATGCATCGACGAACTGTGGATGGAGGATCTCGACGAACAGCGAGGGATCGACCTGTCGCCAGAGGATCAGCCCCAAGAACGCGGCGACGACGAGGGTGAACGCCCCCGACGCAGCCATCCCGACGTACTTGAGCGTCCGGTCGTCGAACGTCGGACTCGCCGCGGTCTCGTCGGCGTCTCGACTCCCCGTGTCCGTCATGGGCGTTCCGAAGCGGCGGTGTCTACTTGAATCCGCGTCCTATGCACGGGTCGATTACCCCGAGAAGTATTGGCCGTAGATTTCGTCGTAGGTGCCGTCCTCGCGGATCGCCGCGAGCGCTTCGTTCACCCGTTGACGGAACTCGTCGTCGTCCTGCCGGAATGCGATCCCGTACTCTTCGATCGTAAGGGTGAGGTACGGCGGTGCGTTCTTGCCCGCGTCGGCGGCGGCGCCCTCGCCCTCGACGAACCGGACGGCGTCGTTCTGATCCGCGAACTCGCCGTTGACCGTGTTGTCGTTGATCACCGCGACGACTTGATTGTTGATCAGCGCGTCGAACGCCGCCGGAATCTGGTCGTAGCGCTTGATCGCCAGGTCGCCGCCGAACTCCGATTTCAGTTCCTCGGCCGCGTTCGCGCCGGTCGTCCCCTTCTGGACCCCGACGGTCTTGCCCTTGAGGTCGGTCCGTGCGGTAATGTCGCTGTCTTTCAGGACGAGGATCGTCTGGTAGGCGGTGAAATACGGGTCGGAGAAATCGACCTGCTGGTCCCGCGTCTCGTTGATCGTCATCGCGCTCATCACGACCCGGAAGTTGCCGTTGTTGAGCGACGAGATGATGGTGTCGAAACTCGTGTCGGTGAAGTTCGGGGTGATCCCGAGTTGGTCCTCGAAAACGGCCTGCGCGATACTCACGTCGAATCCCTTGAGTTCGCCATCGGTGGTCTTGTACTCGAACGGGCGGTAGGGGATGTCTGACCCGATGTCGACCGAGTCGGGGAGCGTCGAACCCGACTCCATTCCCGAACCGGTTTCGGTTCCAGCCTCGTCCGTGTCCGACT contains these protein-coding regions:
- a CDS encoding Ig-like domain-containing protein, giving the protein MGFRDANRAQAIQVGAILLFGILILGISIYQATVVPQQNARVEFNAYQEATDDMVSVRNDVVAAGTEGTSASTTVATGATYPARSIFINPGAPAGTISTEGAPNVSVDGVRAVESEAENTQTFWNATSGTYATNRVTFTPSYNEFDGSPVTVAGQGVYRLPDDRVLPISAGSSIRGNRITLVTVRGDLGAAGGSVPVTADPVSTATRTVVVTGTGATFDVTVPTPIPASAWNDTVAPDVVANPNVVTTTPVGDESVRITFNGSRQYELRLAAVELRAQSDSSTVERPGGSYLIGLTGNETVATGRARPVVAEVRDRYNNPVSGEEVTFEVVAGGGSFANGGTQRTVTTDGNGRAPVALRPDSSGTITVEARSDLNGNGNIEPYERTRFGFTATAGSTDDGGAEEINPSGDGDVVLVKGVAKKDGDIDLYFNNTAGSDRTVSEARVSFYYTTSPSNGQGNTRQPPEKLIFGNTKFQVPGQLKPLDSPVTIPQNSPDAIAFSLETPDSGTQAKPEDFLVLTLKFQETGERSTYFITLEGNDNNGNPGGGNGGGRGPSGNGPPGQN
- a CDS encoding basic amino acid ABC transporter substrate-binding protein gives rise to the protein MSDEPNIDRRAYLTTVGVGGLAALAGCAGSGADTSGSESDTDEAGTETGSGMESGSTLPDSVDIGSDIPYRPFEYKTTDGELKGFDVSIAQAVFEDQLGITPNFTDTSFDTIISSLNNGNFRVVMSAMTINETRDQQVDFSDPYFTAYQTILVLKDSDITARTDLKGKTVGVQKGTTGANAAEELKSEFGGDLAIKRYDQIPAAFDALINNQVVAVINDNTVNGEFADQNDAVRFVEGEGAAADAGKNAPPYLTLTIEEYGIAFRQDDDEFRQRVNEALAAIREDGTYDEIYGQYFSG
- a CDS encoding DASH family cryptochrome, which codes for MAPDADAGGTTLLWLRRDLRCHDNPALAAAADADRLLPVSVVDPAGYGPADFGGPRSFTYEKTGSHRTRFRLDALDDLRTRLRDRGSDLVVRRGDPASVLSDLVDRVDADAVHVHTRPTPEERAVEERVAGALSAPLVRHWGHTLYHPDDLPSDVSGIDDTYTPFRKSVESSASVRAPAPVPTIPDRPAVDPGEIPTTTDLGVDSEPVDDRTAMAFEGGETAALDRLDAYLWETDSLREYKQTRNGLVGRDYSSKFSPWLNEGCLSPRRVSAEIDAYEERRVENDSTYWLRFELIWRDFFQFQFAKHGGTFFTPGGIRRREIAWRDDETAFGRWKRGETGIPFVDAGMRELNATGYLSNRARQNVASFLANDLRIDWRKGAAYFETRLIDYDPASNYGNWAYVAGVGNDSRNRAFDVLWQAHRYDADAAYVRRWLPELDGLAPDVAHEPWTLPDEERARVNYPSPMIDPATLSGDG
- a CDS encoding amino acid ABC transporter permease, with amino-acid sequence MTDTGSRDADETAASPTFDDRTLKYVGMAASGAFTLVVAAFLGLILWRQVDPSLFVEILHPQFVDAFLVVVRIVVVSSVLSVVSGFAVGLGRISETTMTRGIAKGYIEFFRGTPLLFQLIVIYSGIPAFWAAGEFPIANFSIPAAIIGLTLNHAAYIGEAIRGGVEAVPDGQMEAARSLGMSYAQSMREVVLPQAWRNALAAIGNDQVILVKDTSLLSVLAVPEIISTVQNINSATFDIWTPILWAAILYLTITIPLGKFVRYLEARADPAGESA
- a CDS encoding type IV pilin, which encodes MSRAQSEAVATVLLLALVVLLVSTVGYVVLGTIGPDDTPTVEVAATVTDSGVTLTHRSGEGLPGDDLTVVLRYGGSEQRYDFATDGRYGADGTFGPGEEWHLDEPIPYAPGDRVDVLLLHGPSNTVLFRGRKVAATPTATATPAPPAAPTRRDEPSFDS
- a CDS encoding amino acid ABC transporter ATP-binding protein, producing the protein MSGGRPLIEFDGVNKYFGETQVLRDVDLSVGEREVVVVIGPSGSGKSTLLRCVNRLEEIQAGEIRIGGQAVSEMDVNAVRQRVGMVFQSFNLFPHMTALENVAVAPRKVRGIPGDEADERARTLLDRVGLADQTESYPGELSGGQQQRVAIARALAMKPEVMLFDEVTSALDPELVGDVLGVIGDLAAEGMTMLVVTHEMGFAREVCDRVVLMAEGEVVEQGHPESFFENPETERGRAFLSRLL
- a CDS encoding helix-turn-helix domain-containing protein produces the protein MSDDLRDDLARRIAGEITLSSNPGATLRKWRTDFDVSQTELAERLDVSSSVISDYESGRRESPGIGVVSRIVRALLDIDESRGGGRIRQYARVISAGFESDIVQDLREYPTSIPLERFYEAMDATEVVAGDRDTVSGHTVINSIEAIKRLPSEEFYRLYGQSTNRALVFTDVTRGESPLVALRVVNPTPNAVVLHGLEEEDLWEHAPGLARVDGFALAVSTCDLDAALAKLRDLP
- a CDS encoding metal-dependent hydrolase, with protein sequence MPSTVVHLGVGAVVAAALLGDEFDRRAVAVVLAATAVPDVDTFAGLYMEGAHRALLHTLVLPVAAGTILAYDTRIRPVSRLHGRWGPRGVRVAWVALAGLLIGGILPDLMTNGVNAFYPFYDRFLTVDGELLLSNQRGVVQTFVDLSAQPERTTENTHYWTGVDPTRGEEPTNVERIFPVVRSGFQLLVIVLGAFTLGARFWEER
- the hmgB gene encoding hydroxymethylglutaryl-CoA synthase; translation: MTSVGIDAIEIRTGKLKLDLAETFAPAKDEAPEKYTKGLGLEASSFPDTYEDIVTMGANAAKRLIDRKGLTPDDIGRIDVATESAFDNSKPVSTYIAGCLEEVYDGDFHHANKGERKFACVAGTQSIDDAYNWIKAGRNRGRSALVIATDTALYARGDPGEATQGAGAVAMLVSEDPSVVELSTHQGYGSADETDFLKPNQQFPSVDGKRSVQVYLARMREALTDFESVAGRTHPDDYAYFPFHTPFPGMVRKAALLGFRHMTRDTEIEDGLATEIGRQPREEEYDDWDAYEDAIREYMDALKGTETYNDWYARAIDPTLTLARRVGNWYTGSVHVARASALKTAAETGRALSGEKLLVGSYGSGAQAEIHSETIMDGWREEVEAFDVDEQLSRRYDLSFEEYGRVHDAHNHEKERELEEFTVPSGEFVFTGWGRMNERKYEYVD
- a CDS encoding 2-keto-4-pentenoate hydratase; the protein is MTRTIDDATVDELGARLYDAYRRGTPLDPATLPDLTVTDGYAIQDAVTDRRVDDEGAVVGYKVGFTSAAIRSELGVDEPAYGRVLADTVRPEGRVDAGDLIDPRIEPEIAVKLSAPLDPPATAVDALAAIGAVVPVIEVVDSRVEGWEVTAGSAVADDALGARVIHGSRITDPSALDLALEGAEVRRNGERVATGVGADVLGSPARVVAWLAAALADRGERLGAGDLVSTGSLTELIPFEPGDTIEVRFASLGSVTASRA
- a CDS encoding 2Fe-2S iron-sulfur cluster-binding protein; this encodes MSDRCDVVYVRVDDDGEEHLLTAPAGATLRDVLLDAGLSPYTRVTERLNCGGRGLCATCGVRIDAGPAPEHWHDALADRWGYPRLSCQVRLDGDVRVRLAEKVVWGNRDPE